AGATCTGGATTAAATCATGATaggatcaattatttttttaattcaaatttatttattcatcagtaaaatgtattatttaacaaGGTCCCCAGAGAATAAGCTTCCTGTGTGTAAGAAGTGGTGACCTAATTACGCTGCTTTAATTAGGCTACTGACAAAGCTGCTAACATGCAGGATCAGTAGTTTCCCACACTGATGCGTGAACAAATCACCCCTGAACCAGAGACACCCATTCCTGAAACAAGGAACCACCTCCACATTAGCATTTCGTCGTCATGGTGCTGCGTTGGTATTTTAAGCACAATGGATTTTTCTTAAGGATTATGATAGATTAAGGCAAAAAGACATAACCTAATCCCCTCAATAATTTAttgtctctcttttaaaaatggttactGAGGCGATACAGATGATAACTCTGCTGCCTACACAGACACACGCTGTCCCTTAGATCCCCATCAGGAGTTCTGGCATGAGGCTAAGATCGCGATGCTCACAGCTTCTTGCCTTGACTCACCACTGGGGTCATTTCTCAGCAGCACCACATGCTGATTTCAAATGATACCGTCTACCTGCTAGTCTCTTGCTGGACAgagcatttttcttattaaaaatacttaataaccTACTCAGTCTTCGTAAACTCTCCAAGGAGTGACTTTCCCTCTTGGCGCGCGCTCCCTGCATGGCTGCTGCACTTTTCTTCCATCATCTTCTTCACGTAACTGAGGGGTCCCGTCCCTTCGAAGGAGGAAGGGTTTTTGAAGGAGCCTCCAATCCGATCCCATAATGTGAAGTACTGTCCATAGTTGTAGTCGAAGAACATGTGGTGATCCGTATGATGAGCTGAGCCATTAATAAACGGCCTTAAGATTTGGGGGACACGAAAGTCACCATCGTGAATGGAAATGGTCCAGATATTGACCAGGACGTACAGCCCCAAGTAAACCACCTTGTGCAGCGGGAAGAGGAAAGGGTATATGTGGTAAGGCAGACTCTGAAGGAAACCATCCACAGGGTGAAAAGCATGGCTTGCAAACGGAGTAGGGATCTTCCAGATGTGATGAGGCTTATGGATGTGCTGCGGAGAAGAGAACACCATCAGCACTCACCCTTCACCCAGGTCAACACTCAGCTTAGCTTGTCATACTCAGGCCGTGGAGAAGACAACTAAAACACCCCTTCGAAATTAGCAGAATCACTTTATAAAATGCCTTCCTTCTTTACCCTCCCGTGAAATTTTAGCACCAACACTTCAGACTCatcaaaaatacaacaaaatatacCTGGTATTTTCATCACTATGGTTACTTAGGTATTTACAGTAATTAGAGGAAATTCTTGGAAAGAGAGAATTAATTTATAATTGcaaactgtttttttgtttttttttttaccacctcAGCTTGCCCTGCACCCCACTACAGGGCACTCCTCATGCATCCCCCAGAACCAGGGACCCTCATCATGGCTGCTCTCCAGATGCCCAGCCATATTCCAGCTGTCAATCTTTAGTATCTAAGTATCATCTGAGAAGTTTGATAAAAGTGATGCTGAGTTCTGGTTCCAAGACTGCACTGGATTAAGTGTAGAGTGGGAGCCAGATATCGCTTTTTAAAAAGGACCCAGGTAGTCTGGGGACCCTCTTTGAAAATACTGCTAGAATGCCACACTTGCTGTAGGATTTTAGTTAGAATGAGGTATGTGGCAAATCACAACTCAGTCAATAAAATCCCATGTTCTTCACTCTGTATCAGTGGTCAATCTAGATCTGTATCAGTAGAATCTATAGTTCTGTTCAACTGGGCAATAAAATTCAGTGAGAACATCAGTTGGGAACCTGATAACTCCGTCCTCCCTGCTAATCCTGATCCCGGCGAGCCTAGCCTGAAGGGCGCCGGTCTGGACTGAAGGCATCCAGTGAGACTGACCCAGGATCAAGAAACTCAAATTATTCTTGAAGTTTTACACAGGATCCTGAGTGGTGGGATTCAATGACTAAAACACCACATCAGGTCAGGCatagggttattttttttaaatatatttatttattgatttcagagaggaagggagagggagagagaggtagaaacatcaatgatgagagagaatcattgaccggctgcctcctgcatgccgtctactgggatcaagcctgaaactccggcatgtgcccttgactggaatctaacctgggacccttcagtccacaggccgatgctctatgcactgagatAAACTGGTTaggacaggattttttttttttttataagccaCATCAGATTACTGAACTCAGGCATATTTCTATGTGGTCATTCTACCCTTTAACAagatttctttctaaaaaaattgtatttattgatttcagagaggaagggaggagagatagagttagaaacatcaataatgagagagactcattgatcagctgcctcctgcacgccccctactagggattgagcctgcaatccggggatgtgcccttgactggaatcgaacccgggacccttcagtctgcaggccgatgctctatccactgagccaaaccggttagggcgatttctgttttgtaaaattaaatttattggagtgacattggttaatagggccatttaggtttcaagtgtacagttctatcaCACGTGCTCTGTATATAGcatgtgtgcccaccacccagtcaCAGCATCTTCTGTCATCAAGCATTTGTCCCCCAATTACCCTTTACTACCTGCCCTCCCTcttgcctctggtaaccaccatgctgttgtctgcgTCTATGAGATTCAGTttgacatatatttatatatactattgTTTTCTTTCCCTAAAAATGATCTACCTTATATACAAGTCTGTGATGAAGGCCTCTGTGGATCCAGTAGATCAGCATGTCAGTGAAAAAGAGGAAGGACAGTATACTAACGATGAGGTGAAACAAGCCTAGAAGAGAGAACAGTGCACAGTGGAATCAACAGTCAGCTTCTAGgattagcatttattttttacatgtcTAAATGCAAAGTATGAACCTAGACTCAAATATTACAAACTATCTGTTTTGGCCAATTAAACACATTATAAATTCATCTCCTTTGACTCTCTAGAATCTGctcatttcctccttttcttcatgTAAAAACTTGGAAATGCCCCACCTAAAATCTTTCTTAATTATACTATTAAGCTATTTAtgagacagaaaaaaagatattCCTGAAGCATCGGTATTATTTTAATCTCTGAGAATAATTCTATTTAATAATCTTCCTTCATAAACATGTCTTTATACATGATCTCCCtggttagaattttatttttcactaaataCTTCAAACTGAGCATTTACTCCATAACCCAGCCCTTTCTGATTTTTCCGACCTCACCTCTTCCTGACTAACCAGGCTGGGTTACTCAATGTCCCCAACATCTCGGAAGTCTTACCGCTGTCCCGTTGCTCATGCTTTCCCGTGTGTCCAGAATGCCCTTCCTCCGCTGATTTTCCCTCGCAATCCCATCACTTCCCACAGCCTCGGCAAGCCCCCCCGGGTGTGTGATCTCCGCTCCCTGCCTTAGCCAGCCCGTCCTTACTCGGAACCCAGGCTGGGGCTGACCCACCCTTCTTTGTGGAGAAACCTGGGCGAGTCACTAAAATGCTCTGCAAACTCCATTTCTTCACCTACAAAGCAGCAAATAACAGAACCTACCTCACAGAACTTATGTAGAATAAAATGAATTAAGACACGTGAAAGTTTAAAACTGTAGCTGGtacttattaaccctttgcactcgcttgcttttttctcgattcctttattctaatgctaaccgtgtcgagccacactcaacatccgagtgcaaaaggttaacactcAATAAACGTTAACTATTATTCTTACTGTTTAATACTAGACACTAGAAATGTCTCTTGATGGAATAATTTCAGAATTTCACAAAAAGTGAGCTTAGTCACAGTAGGACTGTTTATAATAGACAAAAAGAACACTCTAAAGGTCTAAAAATCAGAGTTCATGTAAATAAACTATGGATATCTACAGAATGAGACACTATAACTAACACTACATAATGCTAATATTTACAGGCATAACAATATGGGCATAGATGTTGTTAACAGCAAAAAAATTGACTCCAAAGCAGTATGCATAGTgaagtttcatttttatcctatctaataagagagcagtatgcaaattaaccaccactccactacacccacaagcccaccagccaatcaggagcaagtatgcaaattaacccaaccaagatggctatggcaaCGGAAcgagaaggaggcttgggtttcaccAGTAATGGaggcacaccctggccggcctaggcctccactcaaggctacaaagtttcaattatagaagatagataaattccagataccagggcctccacttgggtcgccggggggggcgtggctggcctgcaaaccaccacaggcccctcgcccaggccgccccacgccccaagggaaccccaccctgatccgggacacccttcagggcaaaccagctggcccacacccatgcaccaggcctctatcctatcctatctaataaaagagtaatatgcagattgaccatcactccaacacacaagatggctgcccccatgtggacacaagatggccaccacaagatggccagcaggggagggcagttgggagggaccacgcctacaagggagggcagctgggggcgatcaagcaagcctgcaggggagggcagttaggggtgaccaggcctgcaggggagggcagttaggggcaaacaagttggcaggggagcagttaggcatcaatcaggctggcaggggagtggttagggggtgatcaagctggcaggcagaagtggttaggggcaatcaggaaggcaggcaggcgagcagttgggagccagcagtcctggattgtgagagggatgtccggctgcccatttaggccctatcctcgtttgatcgggcctaaatgggcagttggacatcccttgaggggtcccagattggagagggtgcaggctgggctgagggacatccgcgccccccccatgcacgaattttgtgcaccgggcctctagtaatgtaaatAATGAAGTATACAAGGCATTGAGGGTATATGTCAGAAGATTTACAGTTTCTAgtagaaaataattgatttttaaaaatctgtattttctgattttctgtAATTATCATGTATTatctgagttatttttttttttagacgtTTGAattcaacacagggaagcaaatGCAAAGGCTTATATATCTGATCATGCCAATCTTTCCCCCAGCACAATTTCATctaaaacaaagatttaaaaatgacagATAAACTTAAATAAATGCACATTATTTGGCAAGacataaatgcataaaataaaataatattaacaaatattaaaaacaactgagcaacttctaattattttatatttttattgatttcagagaggaagggagagggagacatagaagtatcaatgatgagagagaatcattgatcggctgcctcctgcacatcccctgctggggatcaagcccacaacccgggcatgtgcccttgaccagaattgaacctggacccttcagttcacaggctgatgctctatccactgagccaaactggccacggctttctaattattttaaaagaaggaagaggcagaTTAGATTCTTTAGAAACACCAGCTTGGGCTGACCTGGTTATTCACTTACCACTTGGAAAGCCTCCAATGTCATCATATAACTTGCTGTAACCTCGCAGCTCCAGCAGGAACAGCAAGACAGTGGGAATGCTCATCCACGGCAATGCCTGGACCGTGAACGTGATCTCTCGATAGACTTGGTTCTGAAATGACATTTCCAACACTTAGAAACCACTGCCCGTTAAGCAACACTAGCATAGAGTTGTTTGGGGTTGGATTTTTAGAAtcgcttgtatttttttttttttataaaatatgtttttactgattttttgagagagaaagggagagggatagagaaatagaaatatcaatgagagaaacatcatcgattggctacctcttgtatgctccctactggggattgagcccaactggggcatgtgccctgatggggaatcgaaccatgacctcttggttcctaggtagacgctcaattactgagcaacaccggccggccTAGAATCTCTTTTATATGAACAAGCTAATTCCCAAAATGTttccattaaaatgttaatatgtagGAATGGGTGTGTAAGAAATTCCTTTTGTACTgagcaaaaacaataaatattttaaattctcgaGCTTATTCTCCTTCCACCAAAATCtgtattctaaattttattttactgaataattatttctttcataattaACTTCCATCCATAATCCTCTTTTTCCACAGTTTTTGGAGACTTGTATTTGAGATTTGTATCTGACAAATACAAATAACTGAAACAAAAATGATTATAAACTAATCTAAAATTACTGTGTTTTGATCCTCTAACTAAAGGAAAATATACATAGCAAAATTTATTTCAGTTGTgagtcaaatataaaaataactacacAAATGTGTGCATTTATCTACCATTATtagcagaaaaattattttaaaaaaatatttttattgacttcagagaggaagggagagggagagagagataaaaacatcaatgagagaaatcactgactggctgcctcctgcacactcccttctagggatcgatcctgcaacccctgcatgtgcccttgactagaatcaaacccatgaccctcagtccacaagccgatgtgctatccagtgagccaaaccagctaggactaaagGAATTCTTTGTAACTGGTTACAAAGTACGAGGCTTTCAGTTAACAAAAGAAATTGGACTCATTGTTTGTTTAACTTAAGGAAGGAGAGGTGGGATCAGCCCTACCAAAAGCATATAACCCATCAAAAACTTTACTTAATGCTTATAACCAATTTAATCTGAATAGCTTACAAGTTCATggtattgtgttttctttttaggGTAACAGTagttaaaatgttaagaaaatcacTTACCTTTAAAAATTGTGGATGTTTCATTAAAGAATGatcaaagataaaataatagcTGAGTGTTGCAAAGACAAAATAAAGGATATAAGCCCCAAGATTTGTTACAATCAGGAGACTGATAGTCTGTCGAAAGAAGCTGTCCTCTGGCCACGTGGCTGGATAGACGTACGGTGTGAAAACATAGCGGTCGGCAGCACTGAGGACGAGATCCATCTCAGCACCTGAAGGAGAAACACGCGCAACAGTTACACGCTGACATTCCTCAAAGCACCGTTCTTCAGACAAGACCCGAAGCTCCTGCTTTAATAAGCACGTGGAAGTCTGCTCCTGCCAGAACCCCTGGAATGCCATCTTTAGAGCTTGAAGGGATCTTAAGTACCATCTCTAGACCAATCTCTTCCTATTGTAGAAGGGGACGCCAAAGCTGTTAGAGAACCGAGACTCAGTAAGTTCTTCTCTAAGGTTTAGCATGTCCATGGATAAATGTAGATCCAATTCCTTTTCAGTGTTCCTTCCTACGATGCCTGAGGGCAACACGGCAAGTAGTAAAGATGTGGAATGTAAGGTACTAGGTACCCAGGCAAATGGTTTCCTCTTTAAGCTACAAGTTTTAGCAGCCGCTCCcttctaaaaaaacacacaacacaaaattAACCAACCAACAAAACCCTCCTATTGCAGAGATTTTTGCTTCAGTGCTGAAACTTAATTACCTAAAAGGTATCTATGTTGCCACCACAAGCATAGAAGTCAGGCACTATCTGTTCTTATGACACAAGAAAAGGCCGCTCTCATTGACAGAACAAAGGTTAAGAATTAGAATACATTTATTCCTCCCACCACTAAGCAATGCTCTAGATTACGGGCCAGGAAACTGGGGCCCCCCGAGTCAAACCCAGAGCCTGTTCCTGTGAACAACAACCAGAAGCCAccacccatcccaggccttcaccacactgctgCCCATGTCCATCAAATGGTCCCTATCTGCTACATATCGGaccatataaataaatatcaatttatgaaaaaaattagaaccctttacaatatttatataattacttaTTTACAGCCTATTACCCCTACTAGTTCCCCATTGATTCCACACAAGCatgcagactttttaaaaatcatgcagcATGTAGTTTAAAATAATCACTataaagggagatagagagaggtgTCGCTTCCATACGTATCTCTGTACAGCACGGTCCTCACCTCACTTCCAGCCCTCTGGGTAACCATCCTCATTAGTTCCTATAAAtccttacaatatttttaaatgtaagatccaactacaaatttttatttcccttctttATAGAAGTGACACATTAGATACACTGACATTCTTTTCTCGTACAATGTATTTTGGAGATCTTTCCATTATAATATAAAGAATatcctcctttttgtttttaataaagtaGCTTTATTACGATACAATTTACAGGGAATGATTGAAAAGTGTTTAGCATATTCTCACAGTTGTGCAATCACCACTATCCAATTTCAGAACCCTTTCATCACCTCCACAAGAAACCGCATTCTCCACACTGTTGAGCGTCTTAGCCGTGTACATTGTTTGCCATCCAATTTAAGGAGTTTTGGGCCATAACTTCTTAAAACAACCATTTTActagttttctctcttctcttttgggACTCCTATTATGTTTATGGTGGTATCCTTGATGGCATCCTCCAAGTCTGGAGACtgttaatttttcttcattttttttttttttttttaatatactttattgattttttacagagaggaagagagagggatagagagttagaaacaccgatgagagagaaacatcgatcagctgcctcttgcacactccctactggggatgtgcccgcaaccaaggtacatgcccttgaccagaatcgaacctgggacccttgagtccacaggccgacgctctatccactgagccaaaccggtttcggcaatttttcttcattcttactttctgttcctcagattggATAAATCTCAATTGCCCTATCTTcaaattctttctttgttttctttgctcaAATATGATGTTAAGTCTGATCGTTCATTTGAAACTCAAGTTATATTTTCaattcttgaatttttatttggttcttttctttaaacaaataaattctaTCACTTTACTGATAGTCTCTATTTGCTGGATATTGTTCCATACTTTGTTATTTAGATGGTGTTCTTTAAACATGTCTGTAGTAGCCAATTTTAAAGTCTTTTCCCAGGAAATCTGGGCTTTCTTAGAGACTGTTTCAATTGACTGCTTTTTTGTGCACGTACAGGCCATACTTACCTGTTCCTCTGTGTGTCTCCTAAGGAACATGTTAAACCACATAACGTGGCAGCTGGGGAAACCAGATTCCCATGGGCCTTCCTCAGGGCTCCATGCTGCTGCTGTTAGTGACTTCTCCAGGCTGCATTCTTGGTTGTGTGCAGCTACTAAAGTCTTTATCACGAATGAGTGGACAGACTTTCTTAAATGCCTTAAGCCACCAGCCTTTGTGAGGTGCTGTGTGTGGGGCCATGCTTTCAGTGTTCCCGTGGGCAGTTTTATCTCCGACGTAGCCTTCACTTCCTGCTTGCACAGACCTGCAAGGCCAGCCGGCAGTGAGAGATCAGGGCCTTCTCCCACCTTCCTTGGGTGCACAAGCCTTCCCGTGGAAATCGCTCTAGATCCAACACAATGGCAGAGCTTTGCAGACTGTCACGGGCACCCCTCAGTGCTTCCTTGTAAGTGTTTTGCTCTGGCTCTTGTTAGTGCCAACAGTCAAAACTGTCTCCTAAAACTACGAGGTGAAGCGATCACCACTTGACAAAAACCTCGAGAACACAGTTTTTCAGAGAACTGCCAGAGAGGTCATATAGTGAAATTCTCTGGGTTGGGGCTTTTGGGGAACTGCAAACCTGTCCTGTCCCTTCCAGGGCTGCTAGGCTGCAGTGCTTCACGATTCCCACAGCTTCAAGGCTCATTTTCAAGGCTCCCacgaagctgggggaggggctagaAATGAGGAAAGCTAAAATGCCACAAAGCTTCCTGTTCTTTCTGTGTCTCAGTCATTTTTCTAGAATAAACCTTCCTAGAATTATTGTAAATCTTTAATTCCTAGAGTTCTACAAAAATTGATCTTGGCAACTTCTGTCAGTATTTTGTTGCTTTTATAAAAAAGCAGACTTTCAGAGGAGGGTCTTACTCTGCTATTCTGGAAGTCACCATCTCCTTTTTTATAGCACAAGGCtaccatttttttccccatgaaaCATTTGGTTTCAGATGTATTTTGCAACTCAGAATTTCTAGATTTTTCCAAGGTAAAAACATCTTCCTACCAGTaaacacaaatatttgtttagaAAAATGTATGAATATTCACATTAAGTCGATGTACACTGCAAAcagtataataatttatatagtaACTATATGtagtaataaacaaataaagaattGTATAGACTAAAACAGttattacttctatttttaagagaaaatatccTGTAAACTTTCACATACATTCCAAAGTTAAATAACGGCAtgtatgtgtgtctgtatatgtaatacattttcattaaatCTGGTAGTTGGAGGATATTGTAGAGAAGGGCCCATGAGGTTGGAATTAGACATTGATGACGGGCCAGGATCAGGATTCTCAAGTGATAGAGCAACGCTACTCAAGATGGCCTCTTGAAGATTTCTACCAAGGCCACCTGTCTTACCAAATGTTTCTGCCCCACCAATGCTGTTTAACTGCCACCATAATGCCTTCAGTAACTTTCCCATTTGTCTTCACAAGGTAGCCATCACCGCAGTCAGGACTGTCTTCATGCTTGCTTAACCACCATTCAGTAGTTCCCCCACCGTCCAAGAATGCGTAACAGAAGCATTGCGATCCATGTCCAGCATTTCTTCCCTGTCAGATTCTGCTGACTTCTTATGGTTCTGGCTGTTAAATATCTGGCGTACGTAATGGAGTCAGGTGTCATCTTCTCATTGGGGATACAAAATGGTGCAAAATCTTTATTTGCAGGTTCATTTTCAAACCTTACTGTCACCTTACTAATGCAGATTTATCAACATCAACATCATTTTAAGCATTAGCAATCTGGAAAACAAGATCTTTAcgactgactttttttttatatgctagaattttcctttttattaaatttattggggtggcactggttaacaaaagtatacaggtttcaggtgcacaattccacagcacatcatctgtatactgtgtTCACCACTGCCAGTAAAAtttccatccatcaccatatatcTCCTCTATACCATCCTCCCCTCCGGGGGGGCCCCTTCCCCTACAATCaccactgttgtctatgtccatgggttcttttattctcttttgctcaatccctccatgcACCCCCCTCAGCCCACTTCCCCCAATAGCTATCAGCctactctctatctatgagtctgtttgttcattagattcatatggtatttgtctttctctaattggtttatttcactgagcaaaatgctctccaggtctatctatcctgtcacaaagggtaaaacttccttcttttatttatggccgagtagtattccatcgtgtaaatgtaccacagaccGTTTTATCCAATTACCTACCAATGGGCATTTGGACTGTGTCCAAATCTTGGccatgctgcaatgaacacaggggtgcatgtattctttcaaattagtgtctcgggattctttggataaattcccagaggtgggattgctgggtcataggaagcttttcatttttaactgAACTTATTGGGGTAATGTTGGTCTGTGAAACCATGCAGATTTCAAGtcacaactcaataaaacatcacctGCACACTGCACTGTGCGTCCATTCTCCCAGCAAGGCCCTGTCCATCCCCGtttccccacctttgcccacTTCTACCTAGCCCCCACCAACCTTTCCCTCCAGTTATCGCCACTGTTATCGCGTCTGTGTGCTATGTACACGTgaggggtttgtttgtttgtttgtttttgctaattTGTAGGTCTCTTTTAACTACTGCAGGCACCACAAACACACATTATTTTTCCCAGAGTGTAACATAAGGTGCTATAAAGGCTGTATTTCAGTCACAGAGGGTggaaagcaaatggaaaaaatattactttaacaAAAAGTTGAGGAGAATGCACTAAAGAGCTGTCTAGGATGTGTTACTGAATCAGCCCAAAGATTTTGGCATAAAGATGCCCAGGATTTTGTGAGGCTCATTCAAACACTTTAGGTGGTGGCTTTTGCTATCACTGCCAACTTTATCTTCGCGTGTCTGAAGCACTGGTGTGCTCCTGCAGTCTGAAGTATTTTTTGGAATGTGAAACACATACAGAACTATTTCATCACCACTGCAAATCTATTCAGCATTCAGGTTTTCATCAGATATTATCTTAGCACATTCATCAAGGTAAATGTTTAGCTACTT
This region of Eptesicus fuscus isolate TK198812 chromosome 23, DD_ASM_mEF_20220401, whole genome shotgun sequence genomic DNA includes:
- the SC5D gene encoding lathosterol oxidase, with translation MDLVLSAADRYVFTPYVYPATWPEDSFFRQTISLLIVTNLGAYILYFVFATLSYYFIFDHSLMKHPQFLKNQVYREITFTVQALPWMSIPTVLLFLLELRGYSKLYDDIGGFPSGLFHLIVSILSFLFFTDMLIYWIHRGLHHRLVYKHIHKPHHIWKIPTPFASHAFHPVDGFLQSLPYHIYPFLFPLHKVVYLGLYVLVNIWTISIHDGDFRVPQILRPFINGSAHHTDHHMFFDYNYGQYFTLWDRIGGSFKNPSSFEGTGPLSYVKKMMEEKCSSHAGSARQEGKSLLGEFTKTE